The DNA window CCCGGTCACGGTGACCAGCCGGGCGTCCTCCAGCAGGCGGCCCAGCTCCGCCAGTTCGGCGCGGCGGCCGACGAACGGGTTCAGCTCGGCCGGGAGACCGCCGTGAGCGGGGGAATGGGACACCGGAGGGGGAGTGCGTCGCATGGAACACGGAGCGTACCGATCCGTACGCACTGCGTACAATCGGCCCGCGCACCTCCCGCCCCCCGCGCCCCTAATGCGGTACGGACCCTGAGCCCCGGCGCGATAGGCTCGCAGAACGAGATTTCTCAACGGCAGGGAGCGGTGCAAAGTGTCCGGTGGAGAGGTGGCCGGCATCCTGGTGGCCGTCTTCTGGGCGATCCTGGTCTCTTTCCTCGCCGTGGTGCTGGTGAGGCTGGCCCAGACGCTCAGGGCGACGACCAAGCTCGTCGCGGACGTGACCGAACAGGCCGTCCCGCTGCTGGCGGACGCGTCCGCGACCGTACGGTCGGCGCAGACCCAGCTCGACCGGGTCGACGCCATCGCGACGGACGTCCAGGAAGTCACCTCCAACGCGTCCGCGCTCTCGACGACCGTCGCATCGACCTTCGGCGGCCCGCTCGTCAAGGTCGCGGCCTTCGGGTACGGCGTCCGCCGGGCGATGGGACGCGGCAAGGACGCTCCGTCCGAGCAGCCGTCGCGTCGCACTGTGATCGTCGGCCGGACCGTGCCGTCCGCCCGACGCCGGAAGCGGAAGGGCTGAAGCCGCAATGTTCCGCCGTACTTTCTGGTTCACCGCCGGCGCCGCAGCCGGTGTGTGGGCCACCACCAAGGTCAACCGCAAGATCAAGCAGCTGACGCCCGAGAGCCTCGCCGCGCAGGCCGCCGACAAGGCGGTCGAAGCAGGTCACCGGCTCAAGGAGTTCGCGCTCGACGTCAGGGCGGGAATGGCGCAGCGCGAAGCCGAACTCGGCGAAGCCCTCGGTCTCGAAGAGCGGAACGACCCCCACGTCATCGAGCACCGACGCGTCGCCGCTCTCGACCACAACAAGCATTCGTACAACCGGAATGAGGACCACTGATGGAGTCGGCTGAAATCCGCCGCCGCTGGCTGCGCTTCTTCGAGGAGCGCGGACACAACGTCGTGCCTTCGGCGTCGCTCATCGCGGACGACCCGACCCTGCTGCTGGTCCCCGCGGGCATGGTGCCCTTCAAGCCGTACTTCCTCGGCGAGGTCAAGCCGCCCGCCCCGCGCGTCACCAGCGTGCAGAAGTGCGTGCGTACGCCGGACATCGAAGAGGTCGGCAAGACGACCCGCCACGGCACGTTCTTCCAGATGTGCGGCAACTTCTCGTTCGGCGACTACTTCAAGGAAGGCGCCATCAAGTACGCGTGGGAGCTGCTGACCAGCTCCGTCGCGGACGGTGGCTACGGTCTCGACCCCGAGCGGCTGTGGATCACGGTCTACAAGGAGGACGACGAGGCCGAGCAGATCTGGCGCGACGTCATCGGCGTACCGGCCGAGCGGATCCAGCGTCTGGGCATGGGCCCGAACTTCTGGTCGATGGGTGTACCCGGACCCTGCGGCCCGTGCTCCGAGATCAACTACGACCGCGGCCCGGAGTTCGGCGAAGAGGGCGGCCCGGCGGTCAACGACGAGCGCTACGTGGAGATCTGGAACCTGGTCTTCATGCAGTACGAGCGCGGCGCCGGCGAGGGCAAGGACGACTTCCCGATCCTCGGCGACCTGCCGTCGAAGAACATCGACACGGGTCTGGGCCTGGAACGTCTCGCCATGATCCTTCAGGGCGTACAGAACATGTACGAGACCGACACCCTGCGCGTCGTCATGGACAAGGCCACCGAGCTCACCGGCGTCCGCTACGGCGCCGACCACGGCTCCGACGTCTCCCTGCGCGTCGTCGCCGACCACATCCGTACGTCCGTGATGCTCATCGGGGACGGCGTCACCCCCGGCAACGAGGGCCGCGGCTACGTGCTGCGCCGCATCATGCGCCGCGCCATCCGCAACATGCGGCTCATGGGTGCCACCCAGCCCGTCGTGGCCGAGCTGGCCGACGTGGTCATCACGACCATGGGCCAGCAGTACCCCGAACTGCTGACGGAGCGGGGGCGCATCGAGACCGTCGCCGTCGCCGAGGAGGCCGCGTTCCTCAAGGCCCTCAAGGGCGGCACGAACATCCTCGACACCGCCGTGACGGAGACCAAGGCCGCCGGTGGCAAGGTCCTCTCCGGTGACAAGGCGTTCCTGCTCCACGACACCTGGGGCTTCCCCATCGACCTCACCCTGGAGATGGCCGCCGAGCAGGGCCTGTCCGTGGACGAGGACGGCTTCCGCAGCCTGATGAAGAAGCAGCGGGACATGGCCAAGGCCGACGCCCGGGCCAAGAAGACCGGCCACGCCGACGTCTCCGCCTACCGCGAGGTCGCCGACAGCTCCGGCACCACCGAGTTCACCGGTTACACCCGCACCGAGGGCGAGTCGACCGTCGTCGGCCTGCTCGTCGACGGGCTGCCCTCCCCGGCCGCCACCGAGGGCGACGAGGTCGAGGTCATCCTCGACCGCACGCCGTTCTACGCCGAGGGCGGCGGCCAGCAGGCCGACACCGGCCGGATCAAGCTGGACACGGGCGCCGTCATCACGGTCCGCGACGTACAGCAGCCGGTCCCGGGCGTCTCCGTCCACAAGGGGTCGGTCCAGGTCGGCGAGGTGACCGTGGGCGCCTCCGCCTACGCCGCCATCGACCTCAAGCGCCGCCGGGCCATCGCCCGCGCCCACAGCGCCACGCACCTCACGCACCAGGCGCTGCGCGACGCGCTCGGCCCGACCGCCGCCCAGGCCGGTTCGGAGAACGCGCCGGGCCGTTTCCGCTTCGACTTCGGCTCGCCCAACGCCGTGCCGGGCACCGTCCTGACCGACGTCGAGCACAAGATCAACGAAGTGCTCGCCCGTGAACTCGACGTCCAGGCCGAGGTCATGTCGATCGACGAGGCCAAGAAGCAGGGCGCCATCGCCGAGTTCGGCGAGAAGTACGGCGAGCGCGTGCGCGTCGTGACCATCGGCGACTTCTCCAAGGAGCTGTGCGGCGGTACGCACGTCCACAACACCGCCCAGCTGGGTCTGGTGAAGCTGCTCGGCGAGTCGTCGATCGGTTCGGGCGTGCGGCGCATCGAGGCCCTGGTGGGCGTCGACGCGTACAACTTCCTGGCCCGTGAGCACACGGTCGTCGCCCAGCTCCAGGAGCTGGTCAAGGGCCGTCCGGAGGAGCTGCCGGAGAAGATCTCCGGGATGCTCGCCAAGCTCAAGGACGCCGAGAAGGAGATCGAGAAGTTCCGCGCGGAGAAGGTCCTCCAGGCCGCCGCCGGTCTCGCCGCGGGCGCCAAGGACGTGCGCGGTGTCGCGGTCGTCACGGGTCAGGTGCCGGACGGCACCTCGGCCGACGACCTGCGCCGGCTCGTCCTGGACGTGCGCGGCCGCATTCCGTCCGACCGCCCGGCCGTGGTGGCGCTCTTCACCACTGCCAACGGCCGCCCGCTGACCGTCATCGCCACCAACGAGGCCGCCCGCGAGCGCGGTCTCAAGGCCGGCGACCTGGTCCGTACGGCCGCCAAGACCCTCGGCGGCGGCGGTGGCGGCAAGCCGGACGTCGCCCAGGGCGGCGGCCAGAACCCGGAGGCCATCGGCGACGCCGTGGCCGCCGTCGAGCGCGCGGTCGGCGAGAGCGCCTGATGCGACGCGGCCGCCGTCTCGCGATCGACGTCGGGGACGCCCGGATCGGGGTCGCCTCGTGCGACCCCGACGGGGTGCTGGCGACGCCGGTGGAGACCGTGCCGGGACGCGATGTCCCGGCCGCCCACCGGCGGCTGAGGCAGCTCGTCGAGGAGTACGAACCGATCGAGGTCGTGGTCGGCCTCCCTCGCTCCCTCAGCGGGGGCGAGGGGCCGGCGGCCGTCAAGGTGCGGGCGTTCGCCCAGGAGCTCGCCGGGGGCATCGCGCCCGTCCCGGTGCGGCTCGTGGACGAGAGGATGACCACAGTG is part of the Streptomyces agglomeratus genome and encodes:
- a CDS encoding DUF948 domain-containing protein; protein product: MSGGEVAGILVAVFWAILVSFLAVVLVRLAQTLRATTKLVADVTEQAVPLLADASATVRSAQTQLDRVDAIATDVQEVTSNASALSTTVASTFGGPLVKVAAFGYGVRRAMGRGKDAPSEQPSRRTVIVGRTVPSARRRKRKG
- the ruvX gene encoding Holliday junction resolvase RuvX; this translates as MRRGRRLAIDVGDARIGVASCDPDGVLATPVETVPGRDVPAAHRRLRQLVEEYEPIEVVVGLPRSLSGGEGPAAVKVRAFAQELAGGIAPVPVRLVDERMTTVTATQGLRASGVKSKKGRSVIDQAAAIVILQNALEAERVSGRPPGEGVEVVV
- the alaS gene encoding alanine--tRNA ligase; this translates as MESAEIRRRWLRFFEERGHNVVPSASLIADDPTLLLVPAGMVPFKPYFLGEVKPPAPRVTSVQKCVRTPDIEEVGKTTRHGTFFQMCGNFSFGDYFKEGAIKYAWELLTSSVADGGYGLDPERLWITVYKEDDEAEQIWRDVIGVPAERIQRLGMGPNFWSMGVPGPCGPCSEINYDRGPEFGEEGGPAVNDERYVEIWNLVFMQYERGAGEGKDDFPILGDLPSKNIDTGLGLERLAMILQGVQNMYETDTLRVVMDKATELTGVRYGADHGSDVSLRVVADHIRTSVMLIGDGVTPGNEGRGYVLRRIMRRAIRNMRLMGATQPVVAELADVVITTMGQQYPELLTERGRIETVAVAEEAAFLKALKGGTNILDTAVTETKAAGGKVLSGDKAFLLHDTWGFPIDLTLEMAAEQGLSVDEDGFRSLMKKQRDMAKADARAKKTGHADVSAYREVADSSGTTEFTGYTRTEGESTVVGLLVDGLPSPAATEGDEVEVILDRTPFYAEGGGQQADTGRIKLDTGAVITVRDVQQPVPGVSVHKGSVQVGEVTVGASAYAAIDLKRRRAIARAHSATHLTHQALRDALGPTAAQAGSENAPGRFRFDFGSPNAVPGTVLTDVEHKINEVLARELDVQAEVMSIDEAKKQGAIAEFGEKYGERVRVVTIGDFSKELCGGTHVHNTAQLGLVKLLGESSIGSGVRRIEALVGVDAYNFLAREHTVVAQLQELVKGRPEELPEKISGMLAKLKDAEKEIEKFRAEKVLQAAAGLAAGAKDVRGVAVVTGQVPDGTSADDLRRLVLDVRGRIPSDRPAVVALFTTANGRPLTVIATNEAARERGLKAGDLVRTAAKTLGGGGGGKPDVAQGGGQNPEAIGDAVAAVERAVGESA
- a CDS encoding DUF6167 family protein; translated protein: MFRRTFWFTAGAAAGVWATTKVNRKIKQLTPESLAAQAADKAVEAGHRLKEFALDVRAGMAQREAELGEALGLEERNDPHVIEHRRVAALDHNKHSYNRNEDH